GTAAGGACTTGAATTGTGCAGGACACACATCAAGTTCAGGGAGTCTCTTTGCAGCAGTCTGCTCCACTCAATCATGGCACTACACTTAATTTGCTTCTCCGACACGGAAAGATGTTCTTCGGTATTTGCACTGGGTATCAGCAAGAAGCTGATGTTGAGCACCTGATTCAGGCGCTTCAGAATCTGGTTTTTGGATTTGATGGCAGCTTTCAGCTCAGATGCTCTAAATGAAATCAAGGAAATGGTGTGTTTAGTTTAACAACTCTCAGCTGTATTTGACTTCAGTGTTGTAtctttaaaatatcaaaaaaggAATCATTTTGTACATACCTTTCACAAACATCCCCAATAGAAGATAGGAGATCTCTTACACTGCAGCCCACATGAATGGAAGGCAGTTTGGGAACTCCTGTATCCTCTGTCTCCACAGGAAAGCTAATTCTCTGGATCTGTCCTCTGACAGACAGCCCCAGCAGCTCCACGTCGCCTGgtatgtcagaaaaaaatagaaaattatgATTTATTCTTGAGAGTTGTGCTACACATATGTCGACACAGTAACAAACACTACAATACAAGAAGATACAGACAGGTAAATGACTTCGACTGAAACTAAAATGTCAGCTTAGTTACTCATCGACAGAACACATATTTTGCAGTCACATCTAGGAAGGAACTATTTAAAACTGGGGCAAGGAAGTATTATACCTTTTGTGTAGTGGCCATACAGAAAGGTAGAATACAAGGACCACAActcattttcagatttcttttctgtcagagTCACACAAAATTCATGAAGATCATGtcagcagctgattcagcatCCACTTGAACCCACAAGGAAGAGTTTTCAAAACAGTCACTGCTTGAGTCACTTTACTAAACCAAACTAAAACTCACTCACTTGCAGACCTGTGTGCAGGTGCAGCCAAGGCGATGACTCTACACACATTTAAACTGGAGACGCTTTGAACTACAGCAAGTGTCTTGCTGGATGTCTCCTCATCCCTGTCCTGGTCTTCTGTCCAAGACAATCCCGCTGGTAGATACAGTGACAGCAGGTCTGCGCCAGTGCTGTAGTAAAGATGCTGTTTATCCAAAAGGCCACACACCACAGGCCCTGGTACACATCCCTCAATAAATCCAGCTGTGTAGCAGCCTTCCTCTGCTCCCCCACTGACAGTCTTTATCAGCACTAATCTTCCTTGTTCACCCAGTGCTACCAAACATTGTGAATGTCCTGCACCcatttccatgacaacagaTGCTCCAACAAACATAACTGTCTGCTCAAGGCTATGCAGGACTCTGAGTCGTGATCCTGGGAGATGCATAGGGAGGAAACACAGACGTCCATCTGGCAGGCCACAGAGAATGACAGGCAATTTGGCAAGGGCAGCATCAATGCCAAATAAAAGTTTGAAGAGGAGAGGCTCGAGGCAGAAGTGGGTGTCGGATGAGATTGCCTCTGACAAAGAAGTGCAGGATGAATATGATGCGTTGGTATCACCAGAATGGACACAGATCAGTACGGGCCTCCTTCTCACTCCTGTCCTTCCCTCAGTATCTCCTTGTACAACAGCTGAGACCGCTGGTAGACTGAAAGCACTGACCTTCTCATAGCTGCCACAATGTGcttgtttagttgttttgtaCAGACTCAGGATCCAGAACGTGTCTCTCTGCGATAGGAGCAGGAGGACAGAGCCGAGGAGGAGCAGGGATAACACACCTTCTTCACCAACAACAAGGCATTCAGAGGAGATTTTCAGCTCAGCTGGAGCGAGAGACGCATCACCCGAAGAGCTTGCAGACCTGCATCGGTGACAGATCATATCAAGAGTGAGGCATTCATGAACTAACACAGTTGTGAGTGCAGTGAGTGTAGACAGTTTATGTCAATGTACATGCCTGGACAGCACAGAGGGCTTGCTGACACAGTAAACTCCCTCTGTGCAGGACACATAGAGGAACTGTTTGTCGTGACTCTCAACCAGGTCAGTCACAGGACCAGGTAACTGGAGGATAGCCTGTAACAAATCAACATAACGTAGTGAGGGATTTATCTTTACCCTCTGACTGGATCTGTGTTCAACATTTCACTCACCGCGAGTTTTCTCTCTTGAGTATTGAAGACATAAACCTCTTCGGTGCCAGTGCAGAAGAAAACATCCGACTCGGCACCTGACTTGATCTTTGCTGTGCATGAAGAGCCTGAAAAACCAAACTCTGCCCAGGTCTCGACAGCACACCGGCCCTCCATAACAACAAcaccgaagaagaagaagaagaagaagaagaagaagaagaagaagcagcagcaagTGTCTCCAAGGGTGGAGTTAGATAAACACACAGTACCTCCGAACACGGAGAAGGGTCTGTTACGTTAAAgtcaccaggaaaaaaaacatactatGCCCTCCAGAGCCGGAAGTTGACAGAAGATACAAAGCTCTTACAAAATTCCGCGCATCTACTTCTGGACCAATAACCGTAAAGAACTACATTACCCATAGAAGGAACAGGACGTGAGATGTTGGGCGGCGGATGTGTGTTCAGTCCTCAATATTACCAACACATTTAAGATATTGACCAGAGGAAAGGGAAACGGCTTTACTGTGCATTCTTTGAAATAGAAACGTAATGGTTAGTTGCTGTGGCTTTATGGTAGTttggtggtttttgtgtgaGGTTTGTTTCAAATCATCCAACGCTGGGAGGCGCACTTACCCATAAACGTTCTTTAATTTGCCCACGAAGAAGAGCTTACCCTCGTCGTCCAATCAAAGCAGCCGAAGCGAAAATTAGTCGAAATTTGAAAGCGCTGTGTTCACTGCAGAAAGAGACGGTCGGCCTATTTTTTATCCTTGAGCACGATGGAGCCGTTCGTTGAAGAAAATATCAAGATGTATTTTTATGAGAACAGACTGAAAACGTTTGAGGGCTGGCCGTTTGACGAGGACTGCATGTGCACCCCGGAGAACGTGAGTGAACGTTACAAACGGTGAACGAGCTAACAAGCTAACACAACAGTTAGCCTTgaagcaaggaaaaaaaacattcatatgtaaataaaactgactgTAACATTTTTATCTGCTCCTAGCGTGTGTTTATCAGCAAAACACCCTCTCTACTGCGATCAAACTGTCACCGAGGTGTAAAGATTACTCTGAGTTAGTTTAGTCTCATGCCGCGGcgataaagatttgaagaagtgGAACGAAATtgggacattttctttttttttagctgtcaAGTTTGATGTCAAAAGTTAGCGAAGGTTGTTTTGAATTCAACTTACGGAATAAGCCTGCTTCTATGTATTATATGTCCCCACTTATTGTGCAACACAACAACCGCATCACATAGAAATGGTGTCAAATCGGACAAGCTGTAATGTGCCTGCCAGATCGACGACCTCTTTAATGTACACATCCAATGTGAGGTGaaattacagttaaaaagttaacACTTAGCATATCCATATGTTTGTTAAAATAATAGGCAGCTCAAAATTCATGGACTTTAATAGTAGATGACTTTTCTGTGGGTTAATCAATCATTTAATCTGCTTATTGCTTCAGTTCTGGACATGTTTATATGAATGGTATAGCGAAGTTGTTGATTCATTTGTGAGTGATCAATTTGCAGCTGcgaaaaaaatgtaataaaattaaaattatatttttctccAGATGGCCAAGGCTGGCTTCATCCACACTCCTTCAGAGAATAGCCCAGATATTGCCATGTGTTTCTTCTGCCTCAAAGAGCTGGAAGGATGGGAGCCAGATGATGATCCAGAGTAAGAAGACCACATTACTGGGGTTGTGAGTCAGAAATGCAATTAAGAGGAAAGATCTGTGTTAATTAGTCCAGTTCAATAGATTTTTAGGGCAATGTGGAAACTAATGTGTAATGTGATTGAGCAGggtcaaaaaaacaaatggctcATAATATTAGGTTTAAGAAGAACTCCCTTGTTTAAATGTCAGGGGAGTATTTAACCAGGAGTAGTCAAATTTGATGAAGAATTTTAATCATGATTTTCAGCTGGGTCAATGCGTGCACCACAGTCTGTCCATCACGCGGTAGCCGTACCCTAATGCACATGCTTCTTTATAATCTAGTTTCCTGGAAATatgaccatttaaaaaaaaaaaaaaacatgaacactgcATTGCATGgtagaagacttgaaactactGGTTGGGTACTCAACTCAAAATATTTACTAAGCTAGAAAATCAAGTGAGAATAACGAGATTTCAATAGACTTCTTTACAGTTCATCTTCGTTTTTCAATCAGTGAAGAATGCAGGTTTGGTTCTCTAGTGCATTGGTTCCACTTTTCAGCCTTGGTGTTAACATCCATTGTATTATAAACTTACTTTTTTAATGCCTTCTCTCACCATTAAATAGCCATAAATTTTAAGCTCCATCCCCAATcactaaaaaaatgaaaacctaAAAGAAACTGCAGAGGCTAGGCCAACCCTTTAAGACACTGAGGTTTATCTTGACAGGAAACCTACTTAATGCATCTGCTTTTCTGGATGCCTGGTACCTATTAAATGAAAGTCTTTGCAATACACTATCTATTTATTGTGTTCACATTATCAAACTTGCATCTTACAGCACGGTGCAGCTTAGCACTAAACTTTCCTATCTGCGATACAAATAGTGAGCACAATCATTAAAGTACTCTACAGTTAAAAATATGGTTAGAATTCACTCTGCTGAATGATTTCATTGAGAGTATAGCCCCATGGCCATAAATActgtcaaacacacatcctCCAAAGTGTGAGGATTTAATTGTAACCATTGTTTATCGTTCTAGTGAAATTTTCCACTTTCCACTTGCAACTGATAGAACAGCAGTATCAACCATTCACTCaatgaatgtaaacatttttacattcatgctCATTAAAGTGACAATGTTTGAATTAATTATTGTACCAATTTCACATGCACCTTCATCCATATTTTTGTGTGGGCAATTTAATATTAGTCTCCTTGTTAAAGTTCACCTCCTCATcaatgtgctgttttatttccagaAAGGAGCACAAATCTCATTCTCCATCCTGTCACTTCAGTTTGCTGAAGAAGAAAGTGGAAGAGATTACTGTGGAGGAATTCTTTAAACTCCAGAAGGAGCGACACAAGTTCATTATTGTACGTTCTTTAGAGGACTCCATAGCTATTAAATTACTATTAATGCAATTAAATTACTGCTTTACACAATGCAAATATAAAGCCAGAGTATGCCAAATAGAAGTATGGAGCTATTGATATATTTTAGCTGGCTGTgccactgtctttttttttttttcctcctttgggAATGTCTACTAGATAAAGATATTGCACAGTAAGATTAAATCTGCAAATTCCTGTGAATAAATGAGACCAAGGCTTTGTTCctgattcatatttcatttcctccACCCGCAGAACAAATCCTGCAATGAGGCTGTTACCAAGTTTGAAGAGGCAGCCAAAGTGAGAAGAGCAGATATCATTAAGACAGCCATGGGGGAAGAGTGACTGATTAATCAAATTGGGAGTATGAGAGACTCATTGTGGTTGGCAACAGAGTGGTTCCTCACTGGGCTCCTGTTTTGCTTCTGTCATGTCTTTAATGCTTTCATGTCATCTTTGCAATAATGGTGTCACTTTTATTggtttttttctcctgttgttttttttttatgtgctcaTTAAACTTGTTCCTTTTTGGTAAGAAATGACTGCTACAATCCTCATGACCTTAAGTCTGGCTTTAATTGATATAACTTTTATAACAACTGCATTTTATGACATGAGTATGACAGTTTCATCATATAATCTGCATACACTTaggctttatttattattcatattagcAATTAGCATTAGAATAAATAATTGACATCTCGGTGACTGAAAATAACAGTTCAGTTTATAGAGACCAAAGACAAAGTTTCTTGCTTAACTAATCCtaacccccgcccccccccctcttcacTCTGATGCGATGCGTTGACGCGCCTCCAGCATAAATTGAGGGTCCTCCCAGACGAGCAGTATCCGATCCGTTAAGCAGCTGAGCACAGCAGACTTCCACCTTTCCGCTGTCACAACAGCTCGGTGTTACCCTCCGCTCCGGTCTTGGCGCATCCTGGCGCTGTCTGGGTTGGTCGCCTCACATCCAGCGATGAGCGCGTAAACTGTTGCGGTCATTGCGGATGCAGACTTCACCGTTATGCGTGAATTTCACCTCCGCCTGTGCAGGATGAAGGTGTCCTTTGGTTCCCTGGTGATCGGGGCCGGAGTCTGTGGTCTGCTGAGCTTCGTCTGCTTGGCCACTTCCCTTGGAACCGACTATTGGTACATCATCCAGATGAATCCTGGGAACGTCAGCGACTTTGAGGACATGAGCTCCCACTCTGGGCTGTGGACCATCAACGAAGGCGAGGCCATTACTTTTCCAGAACTGCATGTCATGGCTGGGTTTTCATTgccttttcagattttttggaTAAGTTGGTATGCAATTGAAAAGATTTTTTAGAACTTAATTGTGCTTTCCTGTTCACACATCATCCAGGTGGGAAGATGCATGCAGGATCCATCGACTCTTTCAAAGCTGACTACTCCAGGTACTCTGAGACTGAGGTGCACATGCTGAGTAAGTTTAAAGCAATCATGTGCTCACCAACACACAGCCTGCTAATGAAGTCTCATTGCAAAGATGGCCATAACTCTGCAGATGCTCTAtaatccatctgtctgtgtgttgtgtgtacacagacatgcacagtgCAATAGTGGTGGTGCTTTCCCTCAGCCTGGTCCTTCTGCTGTTCGGTAGCATCTGTGGTCTGGTCAGCTCCCTGGCTCGGAGCCCTGTTCTCCTCACCAGCACGGCCTCCTATTTCTTCATCTGCAGTGAGTTCATCTCAAGCTCCTTCATTCCGCAAAGTAGCATTTGTCACTTCTCAGCTGAAGGGGGGTCCAGCTGTTTCACCCCAGTGCTTAAAGTGACAACAGATACAAGGTGTATGAAGGCAGGCA
Above is a genomic segment from Echeneis naucrates chromosome 19, fEcheNa1.1, whole genome shotgun sequence containing:
- the faap100 gene encoding Fanconi anemia core complex-associated protein 100 codes for the protein MEGRCAVETWAEFGFSGSSCTAKIKSGAESDVFFCTGTEEVYVFNTQERKLAAILQLPGPVTDLVESHDKQFLYVSCTEGVYCVSKPSVLSRSASSSGDASLAPAELKISSECLVVGEEGVLSLLLLGSVLLLLSQRDTFWILSLYKTTKQAHCGSYEKVSAFSLPAVSAVVQGDTEGRTGVRRRPVLICVHSGDTNASYSSCTSLSEAISSDTHFCLEPLLFKLLFGIDAALAKLPVILCGLPDGRLCFLPMHLPGSRLRVLHSLEQTVMFVGASVVMEMGAGHSQCLVALGEQGRLVLIKTVSGGAEEGCYTAGFIEGCVPGPVVCGLLDKQHLYYSTGADLLSLYLPAGLSWTEDQDRDEETSSKTLAVVQSVSSLNVCRVIALAAPAHRSASDVELLGLSVRGQIQRISFPVETEDTGVPKLPSIHVGCSVRDLLSSIGDVCERASELKAAIKSKNQILKRLNQVLNISFLLIPSANTEEHLSVSEKQIKCSAMIEWSRLLQRDSLNLMCVLHNSSPYTFEQGWTLSITVFPFPHSLTNAGGENSSTSFSFPFHDLQPGETLEVSLPLAAAGDTSFPMRVSCSLIFSLSSLLGEEAALHFSASQSSFISLPLNTLTVDWLHALRLNSPNKKNATSQSNSIPAECIQAFLRSHRTHGCVGRAGAGGESASKAEQERYSASVRVSSHLLRDTLVLKCSDSDPQGPKVAPQNLCLSLLHWLWSEGAGGVMMGHQREKMALSHSVINARGPNGDIVKLTAKEENVREESTGKEESLSAIEVRIESSSLAAVCGLHHAVLHRIQALLHNAPESATSTLQLQSLGLRQAVQRAERLLQEIRQSRLSGAFDVGVSTGQMTRSLLNVYTELRENPLLII
- the birc5a gene encoding baculoviral IAP repeat-containing protein 5a → MEPFVEENIKMYFYENRLKTFEGWPFDEDCMCTPENMAKAGFIHTPSENSPDIAMCFFCLKELEGWEPDDDPEKEHKSHSPSCHFSLLKKKVEEITVEEFFKLQKERHKFIINKSCNEAVTKFEEAAKVRRADIIKTAMGEE
- the tmem235b gene encoding transmembrane protein 235; translation: MKVSFGSLVIGAGVCGLLSFVCLATSLGTDYWYIIQMNPGNVSDFEDMSSHSGLWTINEGGKMHAGSIDSFKADYSRYSETEVHMLNMHSAIVVVLSLSLVLLLFGSICGLVSSLARSPVLLTSTASYFFICSLLTLSGVSLYIIYSYQALAETERQVGPGGLAHIHTSFGWSLGMAWLSYGLELLTALLLLAAAKMAKQQHSSPTMA